Proteins from a single region of Flavobacterium sp. K5-23:
- a CDS encoding N-acetylneuraminate synthase family protein, whose translation MKKIKFGNKVIGQGEPLYFIADIGANHDGDINKAYKLIELAKEAGADAAKFQNFQASKIVSKLGFEKLGSQLSHQSSWKKSVYEVYEDASISLDWTPLLKAKCDEVGIDFFTSAYDFESVDAVDPFVDLYKIGSGDITWIEIIKHIAKKNKPVLIATGASEMTDVVRAMNAIEAITEDVVLMQCNTNYTVDKDKFRYVNLNVLKNFAQRFPGTILGLSDHTLGHATVLGAIALGAVIIEKHFTDSNDNEGPDHKFAMNPITWREMVDNANEVYYALGDGIKRIEENEKKSLIVQRRSLRAVSDFEIGHIITKKDLEALRPIPEDGFSPYQIGELVGKELVTPIVKGEHITKKHIQ comes from the coding sequence ATGAAAAAAATTAAATTCGGGAATAAAGTTATAGGACAAGGCGAACCATTATATTTTATAGCTGATATAGGTGCGAATCATGATGGAGATATCAATAAGGCATATAAATTGATTGAGTTAGCTAAGGAAGCAGGTGCGGATGCTGCTAAATTTCAAAATTTTCAAGCTTCAAAAATCGTTAGTAAGCTTGGTTTTGAAAAATTAGGAAGTCAGTTATCACATCAGTCTTCTTGGAAAAAAAGTGTGTATGAAGTATATGAAGATGCAAGTATCTCGTTAGATTGGACACCTTTATTGAAAGCTAAATGTGATGAAGTAGGGATAGATTTTTTTACAAGTGCTTATGATTTTGAGTCTGTTGATGCAGTAGATCCTTTTGTTGATTTATACAAAATAGGTTCTGGTGATATTACTTGGATTGAAATTATTAAACATATTGCAAAAAAAAATAAGCCAGTATTAATTGCAACAGGTGCATCTGAAATGACTGATGTTGTTAGAGCGATGAATGCTATTGAAGCAATTACAGAAGATGTCGTATTAATGCAATGCAATACAAATTATACTGTCGATAAGGATAAATTTAGATATGTTAATTTAAATGTTCTTAAAAATTTTGCTCAACGTTTTCCAGGTACGATATTAGGTTTGTCAGACCATACTTTAGGGCATGCAACGGTATTAGGAGCTATAGCTTTGGGAGCAGTAATAATTGAAAAACATTTTACCGATAGTAATGATAATGAAGGTCCGGATCACAAGTTTGCTATGAATCCAATCACTTGGAGAGAAATGGTTGATAATGCGAATGAAGTCTATTATGCTTTGGGGGATGGTATAAAAAGAATAGAAGAGAATGAAAAAAAATCTTTAATAGTTCAAAGAAGATCTTTAAGAGCAGTTTCAGATTTTGAAATAGGTCATATTATAACAAAAAAGGATCTAGAAGCACTTCGTCCTATACCAGAAGACGGGTTTTCACCATACCAAATTGGGGAACTTGTTGGAAAAGAATTGGTAACCCCAATTGTAAAAGGAGAACATATTACAAAAAAACATATTCAATAA
- a CDS encoding GNAT family N-acetyltransferase yields the protein MLQGEITGLRAMEKEDLILLRDWRNNPDYRKNFREHKELNLLNQENWFNRTYGNPNDFMFVIVDLENNEPIGACGLLYTNWINRSTDFSFYIGRDQLYIDEKYAYDAAKTLIKYGFEDLNLNKIWMELYEYDYKKLNFFREKFNFQVDGKLRQNAFSEGKYWDSYIISILKSDFFLDSRGEF from the coding sequence ATGCTACAAGGAGAAATAACAGGACTTAGAGCCATGGAAAAAGAGGATTTAATTCTTTTACGTGATTGGAGAAATAATCCTGATTACAGAAAAAATTTTAGGGAACATAAGGAATTAAACTTATTGAATCAAGAAAATTGGTTTAATAGGACTTACGGTAATCCAAATGATTTTATGTTCGTTATTGTTGACTTGGAAAATAATGAACCAATTGGGGCTTGCGGACTTTTATATACGAATTGGATTAATAGATCAACCGATTTTTCTTTTTATATAGGTCGTGATCAATTATATATTGATGAGAAATATGCTTATGATGCCGCTAAGACTTTAATAAAGTACGGTTTTGAAGATCTTAACTTAAACAAGATATGGATGGAATTGTATGAATACGACTATAAAAAATTAAATTTTTTTAGAGAGAAATTTAATTTTCAAGTTGACGGTAAGCTAAGGCAAAATGCTTTCAGTGAAGGTAAATATTGGGATTCTTATATTATATCTATTTTGAAATCTGATTTTTTTTTAGATAGTAGGGGTGAATTTTGA
- a CDS encoding aldo/keto reductase: MISKVILGTVQMGLDYGVNNHSGKISFEDSCAILSEAFENGIGLLDTAEAYGNAHQVIGDFHRLNPKVKFKVITKIPHSTVYDEVAQKIKKYCEELHVDCLEVLMFHSFDSYKNCNEDLSVLESLKEQEVINHIGVSVYTNEQIEELLLDDRITVVQLPYNLLDNETVRGKLLSQLKDKGKIVHTRSAFLQGLFFKDTSEKNRIYQELSNDIESIKHIAGEENTTIANLALSYCLSQNSIDNVLIGVDSVGQLEENLKSLNYAISKEAVAKINSIKVKNTDLLNPSLWKK, encoded by the coding sequence ATGATTAGTAAAGTTATATTAGGCACAGTTCAAATGGGATTGGATTATGGAGTGAACAATCATTCGGGTAAAATTTCTTTTGAAGATAGTTGTGCTATTTTATCAGAAGCATTTGAAAATGGTATAGGACTATTAGATACAGCAGAAGCTTATGGCAATGCACATCAAGTAATAGGCGATTTTCACAGATTAAATCCAAAAGTCAAATTTAAAGTGATTACCAAAATTCCACACAGTACTGTGTATGATGAGGTAGCGCAGAAAATAAAGAAATATTGCGAAGAGCTTCATGTTGATTGTCTGGAAGTGTTGATGTTTCATTCTTTTGATTCATACAAAAACTGCAATGAGGATTTGAGTGTTTTAGAATCATTGAAAGAGCAAGAGGTTATTAACCATATTGGTGTTTCTGTTTATACGAATGAACAAATTGAAGAATTATTGTTAGACGATAGAATCACGGTTGTTCAATTGCCTTATAATTTGTTAGACAATGAGACGGTTAGAGGTAAATTACTCAGTCAATTGAAGGACAAAGGTAAAATAGTGCATACGCGTTCTGCCTTTTTGCAAGGATTATTCTTTAAAGATACTTCTGAAAAAAACAGAATTTATCAGGAATTATCAAATGATATAGAGTCAATAAAACACATTGCAGGAGAGGAAAATACTACGATTGCTAATTTAGCTTTGAGTTATTGTTTGAGTCAGAATTCTATTGATAATGTTTTAATTGGAGTTGATTCGGTAGGACAGTTGGAAGAAAATTTAAAATCGTTGAATTACGCTATTAGTAAAGAAGCTGTGGCAAAAATAAATTCAATAAAAGTTAAAAATACTGATTTATTAAATCCTTCATTATGGAAAAAATAA
- a CDS encoding glycosyltransferase family protein — protein MEKIKVAAIIQARRGSTRLPDKVFLELAGKPLLEHVVLRLKVSSLLDEIIIATTVSANDDFVELWANNNNIKFFRGSEENVLERYYQAAKEYNVDIIVRITADDPFKDVRLIDEAVNLLIENNLDFVCNNSPVSFPEGLDVEVMTFEALEKSYKNAVSDFDKEHVTQYIHKNKNNFNVCNIQNDKDLSSYRWTLDTFEDYEFAKKIYSELYKEGEVFLREEMFNILEEIPSIMELNNKVKRSDLYR, from the coding sequence ATGGAAAAAATAAAAGTAGCGGCAATAATTCAGGCTAGAAGAGGATCAACTAGATTGCCGGATAAAGTTTTTCTTGAATTAGCAGGCAAACCATTGTTGGAGCATGTTGTTTTGAGACTGAAAGTATCAAGCTTACTAGATGAAATTATAATTGCAACCACTGTTTCTGCTAATGATGATTTTGTTGAGTTATGGGCAAATAACAATAATATTAAATTTTTTAGAGGATCTGAAGAAAATGTGTTAGAACGTTATTACCAAGCTGCTAAGGAATACAATGTTGATATTATAGTAAGAATAACAGCTGATGATCCTTTTAAGGATGTCAGATTAATAGATGAAGCTGTTAATTTGCTGATTGAAAACAATTTAGATTTTGTATGTAATAATAGTCCTGTTTCCTTCCCTGAGGGGCTAGATGTAGAAGTTATGACTTTTGAAGCTTTAGAGAAATCTTACAAAAATGCCGTAAGTGATTTTGATAAAGAGCATGTAACACAATATATACACAAAAATAAAAATAATTTTAATGTTTGTAATATTCAGAATGACAAAGATCTGTCTTCATATAGATGGACTTTGGATACCTTTGAAGATTATGAATTTGCAAAAAAAATATATTCTGAATTATACAAAGAGGGAGAGGTCTTTTTAAGGGAAGAAATGTTTAATATATTAGAAGAAATACCTTCAATTATGGAATTGAATAACAAGGTAAAAAGAAGTGATTTATATCGTTAA
- a CDS encoding DegT/DnrJ/EryC1/StrS aminotransferase family protein, giving the protein MKRISDLEKKYVLEALENEFATSKNGLFTNRMESKFTEVFQNEFSISHVNGTATMHTALHALGVKEGDEVIVPALTMSSTSLCVLQNGSIPVFADVDRNTFNIDPKSIREKITEKTKAIITVSLYGLSPEYDEIIQICKEFNLFLIEDNAECFLGYYKDKLVGTFGDFSSYSFQASKHISCGEGGMLTTNDVELADVARRFTSLGYAGVSAKQAKITRNDIQDPNYNRHVSVGYNYRMSEVQSAVILGQLERIEELVDVRIEVAKLFDEAILGSGLVTKQYTPDYCVNSYWSYSMVLNTDNPKVDWYRFRDLFQKNGGDGFYAAWKLTYMEPLFLNEIQNYSGVYQKYEKGLCPNSEFLQERMIQLKTNYWDLSEAKIQADILKKTLNEFEQ; this is encoded by the coding sequence ATGAAAAGAATATCTGATTTAGAAAAAAAATATGTTTTAGAGGCTTTAGAAAATGAATTTGCTACATCGAAAAATGGGTTGTTTACGAATAGAATGGAATCAAAATTCACAGAGGTATTCCAGAACGAATTTTCTATTAGCCATGTGAATGGTACTGCAACGATGCATACTGCATTGCATGCATTAGGTGTTAAAGAAGGGGATGAGGTTATTGTTCCAGCTTTAACTATGTCTAGTACTTCTTTATGTGTGTTACAAAATGGGTCGATACCCGTTTTTGCTGATGTGGATAGAAATACTTTTAATATTGACCCGAAATCCATTAGAGAGAAGATTACGGAAAAGACTAAAGCAATTATAACAGTTTCTTTGTATGGTCTTTCACCAGAATATGATGAAATTATTCAAATTTGTAAAGAGTTTAATTTGTTTTTAATAGAAGATAATGCAGAATGTTTTTTAGGTTATTATAAAGATAAATTAGTCGGTACTTTTGGGGATTTTTCTAGTTATAGTTTTCAAGCAAGCAAGCACATAAGTTGTGGAGAAGGAGGAATGTTAACCACTAATGATGTTGAATTAGCGGATGTTGCGAGAAGATTTACTTCTTTAGGTTATGCTGGTGTGAGTGCTAAACAGGCTAAAATAACAAGGAATGATATTCAAGACCCAAACTATAATAGACACGTGTCTGTAGGGTATAACTATAGAATGTCAGAGGTTCAATCAGCTGTAATTTTGGGGCAGTTGGAAAGAATAGAAGAGTTAGTAGATGTTAGGATAGAAGTGGCTAAACTTTTTGATGAAGCAATTCTGGGGAGTGGATTAGTTACAAAGCAATATACTCCGGATTATTGTGTTAATTCTTACTGGAGTTATTCTATGGTTTTGAATACGGATAACCCAAAGGTTGATTGGTATAGATTCAGAGATTTGTTTCAAAAAAATGGAGGAGATGGTTTTTATGCAGCTTGGAAATTGACTTATATGGAACCATTATTTTTGAACGAAATACAAAATTATTCAGGAGTATATCAAAAATATGAAAAAGGCTTATGCCCTAATTCAGAATTTTTACAGGAAAGAATGATTCAGTTGAAAACTAATTATTGGGATTTGAGTGAAGCTAAGATTCAGGCTGATATTCTTAAGAAAACTTTGAACGAATTTGAGCAATAA
- a CDS encoding lipopolysaccharide biosynthesis protein, whose amino-acid sequence MFTSVLTSSNKFRKGGIVPLISKITSNKVLNYTISTYIIYVLYFVNSIFIAMYLGPYYLGVWGFINLVIQYLAQLNFGITHSVNSIVSISKEDKIHITKVLGSSISILSLLSITLLLFWVFSIVFDFDIGEKYHFYKYLPLVLVIAIMAYFNSLISNIFRAYGKLNEIMFNQIFYPLLSLLCIIIYMGIDLLWALVISNAISSIIIFVVLIVRCPIKITPVFDVSMAKMIVRKGLYLFLYNTSFYLIIITTRSFVSAYYPVSEFGYFTFAFTLANAVLLLLESFSFLIYPKLLNRFSKYSNSQSYSLLKEVRSAYLTVSHLIIHLAILFVPVFLLFFPKYESAQKAYHLIALTVVLFTNSFGYQELLISRSNEKKLGFLAFSCLILNIVICCLMVKIFDVPYYLIAFGTMITYMVYIYLVGKNGIKLLDVKPDFISVIKDIYPFRIMIPYFSSLLIFFTVKNNIYLVVPIIIFLILNFKTILAFKKIINLVMTKPEIINI is encoded by the coding sequence ATGTTTACCTCAGTCTTAACAAGTAGTAATAAATTTAGAAAAGGAGGGATAGTTCCATTAATTTCTAAAATCACTTCAAACAAGGTGTTAAATTACACCATTTCTACTTATATTATTTATGTGCTGTATTTTGTGAATTCTATATTTATTGCAATGTACTTAGGGCCTTATTATTTAGGAGTATGGGGCTTTATTAATTTGGTTATACAATATCTTGCCCAACTTAATTTTGGTATAACACATTCTGTTAATTCAATAGTTTCAATTTCAAAGGAAGATAAAATTCATATTACTAAAGTGTTAGGGTCTTCGATTAGTATTCTGAGTTTGTTATCTATTACTTTGTTATTATTTTGGGTATTTAGTATAGTATTTGATTTTGATATTGGGGAAAAGTATCATTTTTATAAATATCTTCCATTAGTTTTAGTAATTGCTATAATGGCTTATTTTAATAGCTTGATTTCTAATATTTTCAGGGCATATGGCAAATTAAATGAAATAATGTTTAATCAAATATTCTATCCTTTATTATCCCTTTTATGTATAATTATTTATATGGGTATTGATTTGTTATGGGCCTTGGTAATAAGTAATGCAATTTCATCAATTATTATATTTGTTGTGTTAATTGTAAGATGTCCAATAAAAATAACCCCAGTTTTTGATGTGTCAATGGCAAAAATGATTGTAAGAAAGGGATTGTATTTGTTTTTATATAATACCTCTTTTTATCTTATAATAATTACAACTAGATCTTTTGTAAGTGCATATTATCCTGTGTCAGAATTTGGTTATTTTACATTTGCATTTACTTTGGCTAATGCGGTATTACTATTATTAGAATCTTTTTCTTTTCTTATTTATCCAAAACTTTTAAATCGTTTTTCTAAATACTCAAACTCTCAAAGTTATTCTTTATTGAAAGAAGTTAGAAGTGCTTATTTAACTGTTTCTCATTTAATTATTCATTTGGCTATTTTATTTGTTCCAGTTTTTTTATTGTTTTTCCCTAAATATGAATCTGCTCAAAAGGCATATCATTTGATAGCCTTAACTGTTGTGTTATTTACAAATTCTTTTGGATATCAAGAACTTTTAATTTCAAGGAGTAATGAAAAGAAACTTGGCTTCTTGGCTTTTAGTTGTTTGATCTTAAATATCGTAATATGTTGTTTAATGGTAAAAATATTTGATGTTCCCTATTATTTAATTGCTTTTGGGACCATGATTACATATATGGTTTATATTTATTTAGTAGGTAAAAATGGGATTAAGTTGTTGGATGTAAAGCCTGATTTTATTAGTGTTATAAAAGACATATATCCATTTAGAATTATGATTCCATATTTCTCAAGTCTATTAATTTTCTTTACAGTTAAAAACAATATTTATTTAGTTGTACCGATAATAATTTTTTTAATATTAAATTTTAAAACAATATTAGCATTTAAAAAAATAATAAATTTAGTCATGACTAAACCTGAAATAATTAATATATAA